One window of Bacteroidota bacterium genomic DNA carries:
- a CDS encoding BamA/TamA family outer membrane protein, protein MEPMRVVHHSLVLLLLGLLALPCRAQDSLAWRIKKVETTDPLPSKLQRLVKHRFDDAKSADNLQEIKTEVASQVVADGYQEFSVDTFFKEDRTLRLTVYPGRRYFYDTIRIPGLNEVDYGKVNFERLQRKHAPFSSTDFQGRMIECLKAYQNKGFPFAAFDSLEMTYRQGGEDSIYASVDYQFAPGKLVTIDSVIIDGKVREKTKFIENLVSIYPGDAYSQENIDRARRLLNSSPYFKNAQPAKVEFLSETKAKVTLKLESRKSGKFDVLLGILPPSGSNAKLQFTGLIDFQLVSPLFKAGEMLEFRFDKLVGSSQKLRLRFAMPYLFGSPMGIDGEFNLMKQDTSFLTRYFKVGVPYAFSPSLSVRVYYKNKASSLISTRRYELDTSLVPPVLDGKDQTYGIGFSFENLDDRFSPTRGFRIRADGGIGKKKVVRNPRLTENVYEGITVNLPKKESEIRIEWYQKYSKRMVLMLANSTYWLDQKQYFQNDLMQVGGSRSIRGFNENQFFTNFYSAITIENRFLLEERSYLFVFSDIAYLEDKAGLVKVMRPWGLGLGLTYETKAGMLSITYAAGQVAGIPFQPSRGKIHIGLVNQF, encoded by the coding sequence TTGGAACCTATGCGAGTGGTGCACCATAGTTTGGTTTTGCTCCTTTTGGGCTTGCTTGCCTTGCCTTGTCGGGCGCAAGACAGCCTCGCTTGGCGTATTAAGAAGGTCGAAACCACCGATCCGCTTCCTTCAAAATTGCAACGCCTGGTCAAACACCGATTTGACGATGCCAAATCAGCTGACAATCTTCAGGAAATCAAGACAGAGGTTGCTTCCCAAGTTGTCGCGGATGGCTATCAGGAGTTTTCAGTGGATACTTTTTTCAAGGAAGACCGGACCTTGCGGCTGACGGTTTATCCGGGTCGGCGCTACTTTTATGATACGATTCGCATTCCCGGACTCAACGAAGTGGACTATGGCAAGGTGAATTTTGAGCGCCTGCAACGTAAACACGCACCCTTTTCAAGCACCGACTTCCAAGGTCGAATGATCGAATGCCTCAAAGCCTACCAAAACAAAGGTTTTCCATTCGCAGCATTTGACAGCCTGGAAATGACTTACCGACAAGGCGGTGAAGATTCGATCTACGCCAGCGTGGATTATCAATTTGCCCCCGGCAAATTGGTCACCATCGACAGCGTGATCATCGATGGCAAGGTCAGAGAAAAAACGAAATTCATAGAAAACCTCGTCAGCATCTACCCTGGCGATGCCTACAGTCAAGAGAATATCGACCGCGCAAGGCGCCTGCTCAACAGTTCGCCCTACTTCAAAAATGCGCAACCTGCCAAAGTCGAATTCCTGAGCGAGACCAAAGCCAAAGTGACCCTGAAGCTGGAATCCCGTAAGTCGGGCAAATTTGACGTCTTGCTTGGAATTCTACCGCCATCGGGCAGCAACGCAAAGCTGCAATTTACCGGCCTCATCGATTTTCAGTTGGTGAGCCCGCTGTTCAAGGCCGGGGAAATGCTCGAATTCCGTTTTGACAAACTGGTCGGGAGTTCGCAAAAACTGCGGCTGCGCTTTGCGATGCCCTATTTGTTTGGTTCGCCGATGGGGATCGACGGCGAATTCAACCTGATGAAGCAAGACACGTCTTTTCTGACCCGCTACTTCAAGGTGGGCGTACCCTACGCCTTCAGTCCCTCTTTGTCGGTGCGCGTTTATTACAAAAACAAAGCGAGCAGTTTGATCTCCACGAGACGATACGAACTGGACACGTCCTTGGTGCCGCCGGTATTGGATGGCAAGGATCAGACGTATGGCATCGGATTTTCGTTTGAGAATCTGGACGACCGATTCAGTCCGACACGTGGCTTCCGCATCCGGGCGGATGGCGGTATCGGGAAGAAAAAAGTGGTGCGCAATCCGCGGCTTACGGAAAATGTCTACGAAGGCATTACGGTCAATCTGCCCAAAAAAGAGTCTGAAATCCGCATCGAATGGTATCAGAAGTATTCCAAGCGGATGGTGTTGATGCTCGCCAACAGCACGTATTGGCTGGATCAGAAGCAGTATTTCCAGAATGACCTGATGCAAGTCGGCGGGAGCCGGAGCATCCGCGGCTTCAACGAAAACCAGTTCTTTACCAATTTTTATTCGGCGATCACCATTGAGAACCGGTTTTTGCTGGAGGAGCGTTCTTATCTTTTTGTTTTTTCCGATATTGCCTACCTCGAAGACAAGGCTGGTCTGGTAAAGGTGATGCGGCCCTGGGGCCTTGGCCTCGGTCTCACGTACGAGACCAAAGCCGGGATGCTCTCCATCACCTATGCCGCTGGACAGGTCGCTGGGATTCCGTTTCAGCCTTCGAGAGGAAAAATTCATATTGGATTGGTCAATCAATTTTAG
- a CDS encoding T9SS type A sorting domain-containing protein, protein MRKVLLLMIALIGIGATAAQAQVCTPDPVALLLGIPGIYPNPAITSSLASGNQGQAYSDRFTIMVPQDTTIDLSAVIGFPFPAINVSVNYQEVTAINGLPTGINYTCDLSNCQWGGGVNGCIKLDGTPTQGGTFNVGMSTGYNVSVPAQVPVIGGTAVTVPIPGLSWTMDITAVGVADAQADALSISKNAPNPFHGSTTINYSSAKPTVLQFTVTDLTGKVMHSESVRANMGDNSLVFDATDFAPGIYLYRLANGEKAVTSKMVVQ, encoded by the coding sequence ATGAGAAAAGTACTACTATTGATGATCGCGCTGATCGGTATCGGCGCAACCGCGGCACAGGCACAAGTATGCACACCTGACCCGGTGGCCTTGCTTTTGGGAATTCCAGGAATCTATCCCAATCCTGCCATCACCTCTTCGCTGGCATCAGGCAACCAAGGTCAGGCCTATTCTGACAGGTTCACCATCATGGTCCCACAAGATACCACGATCGATTTGTCGGCTGTGATTGGCTTTCCTTTTCCTGCGATCAATGTCTCGGTCAACTACCAAGAAGTCACCGCCATCAACGGCCTGCCTACCGGTATCAATTACACCTGTGACCTTTCCAACTGCCAATGGGGCGGTGGCGTCAATGGTTGCATCAAATTGGATGGCACGCCAACACAAGGCGGCACCTTCAACGTGGGAATGAGTACCGGCTACAATGTCTCGGTGCCAGCGCAAGTGCCTGTGATCGGTGGTACGGCCGTGACCGTTCCGATCCCCGGATTGAGCTGGACGATGGATATCACCGCAGTCGGTGTCGCCGACGCACAAGCAGATGCCTTGAGCATCTCCAAAAACGCCCCGAATCCGTTTCACGGCAGCACAACGATCAACTATTCTTCTGCCAAACCAACGGTTTTGCAGTTCACTGTCACCGATCTCACCGGAAAAGTGATGCACTCGGAAAGTGTACGTGCCAACATGGGTGACAATAGCCTCGTGTTTGACGCAACCGATTTTGCCCCGGGCATCTACCTCTACCGTCTGGCCAATGGCGAGAAGGCAGTGACCAGCAAAATGGTGGTCCAATAA
- a CDS encoding T9SS type A sorting domain-containing protein produces the protein MNPNQSQTVDFSVHNAMGQLLVRGVVDEKVTLSTSEYAPGIYFLRHGNGSARALIKR, from the coding sequence GTGAATCCCAATCAAAGTCAAACGGTAGACTTTAGCGTCCATAATGCGATGGGCCAATTACTTGTGCGTGGAGTTGTTGATGAAAAGGTTACGCTCTCCACAAGCGAATATGCGCCCGGAATCTACTTTTTACGCCATGGAAACGGATCGGCCCGAGCGTTGATCAAACGGTAG
- a CDS encoding T9SS type A sorting domain-containing protein has translation MKKLLAASFLLFAILSGSVWAQCVPDTVTYPNSGFYPLPTNPLPSGTVNTAYTQLITVNVPADTTIDLSAVIGFPFPAITATVTSLTIGVVNGLPIGIFGSPTPGSGIIPGGSSGCIDISGTPTTSGQYAFNIPTDLTIVVPQQVPVIGGSTQTLPAQVPYNLEILGGVGVNPAGAKGFSVGQSLPNPTSGNTVIRYQVTGLSDMQLDVIDVTGKAVVHQIQKGVVGDRNFRFDASELAPGLYLYRLSDGKNSIVKKMVVE, from the coding sequence ATGAAAAAGTTACTCGCTGCTTCATTCTTGCTCTTTGCAATACTGAGTGGATCCGTTTGGGCTCAATGCGTGCCTGACACGGTCACCTACCCCAACAGTGGATTTTATCCGCTGCCGACCAATCCGCTTCCGAGCGGGACGGTCAATACCGCATATACCCAATTGATCACGGTGAATGTCCCGGCAGACACCACCATTGATTTGAGCGCGGTCATCGGGTTTCCGTTTCCAGCGATCACCGCCACGGTCACCAGCCTGACGATTGGCGTCGTGAATGGCCTGCCGATCGGCATCTTCGGATCGCCAACCCCAGGCAGCGGTATCATTCCCGGTGGTTCGTCGGGATGCATCGACATTTCAGGTACGCCCACCACGTCGGGACAATATGCCTTCAACATCCCGACGGACTTGACCATCGTGGTACCACAGCAGGTGCCCGTGATTGGCGGCTCAACCCAAACGCTTCCAGCCCAAGTTCCCTACAACTTGGAAATTTTGGGCGGCGTGGGCGTCAATCCAGCAGGTGCAAAAGGCTTCAGCGTTGGCCAAAGCCTTCCCAATCCGACGTCGGGCAACACGGTGATCCGCTATCAAGTCACTGGATTGTCTGACATGCAATTGGATGTGATCGACGTCACCGGAAAAGCAGTGGTGCATCAAATCCAAAAGGGTGTTGTGGGTGACCGCAACTTCCGCTTTGATGCCAGCGAGCTCGCTCCGGGCCTTTACCTCTATCGTCTCAGCGATGGCAAAAACAGCATCGTGAAGAAGATGGTGGTGGAATAA
- a CDS encoding response regulator has protein sequence MKRDQLRKLLATFLLIGVGAFLFAQNQSQHYRIRTYSREQGLDQSQVREILQDNRGYLWMAMQGGGVSRFDGLRFKNYRSDDGLLGNDVGAMCLDKLGNLWFACDKRGLSCYNGSRFTALDKQQGFEFENSKVLFCGADNRLWLGTEGDGIFVWDGVKAQHISPANGLPSDSVMCFFQVDARTLWVGTSRGIYEIKDGKVNGLDSLRYPNAPRSVVETVIRRKNGRIVGSDARRGLWHLEASGFVYDSMPVNVGLINTLMEDNEQQLWIGGTQAVACIGPKGNRRFGPDDGLKEIGTNCIVQDANGNVWAGSEGGGATKFSREAFSLYGKGTPFAQRAVFAISEMGPDHLLIGTEVGLFELKNGRVYADSLFPIPDQNILAFGTDKQGLPLVASGRGTFRREQGKYHRIETAAANGRFAARNFANDPQGNVYGSTPKGIFTIEGDSARPFPIPQFTFGKENLNVYFGNAGTLYLTSDRNGLYRIKGGSVENFSTPAHLASDQVISFLEDRNGAAWIGTQDGLACVKGTQACYLNTHEGLAGNLIYILLQDSAGDIWVGTDFGLSRITIGPDSEPMSIRNYGSEDGFTGLECNQGAGFVDSRGRIWFGTIEGLACYHPDRDFFDPRPPHLEISGLQVKLEEVDWAKRNVATHPWTLIPVDPVLGSEENHIRIEFAGITQRLPEKVQYRYRLIGLDDAYSHPSTENYAVYPFLPPGEYTFEVIACNAEGVWTKDSVQFHFVIQAPFYRTVWFGLLAFALVMLSIIGFVRYRTATLQRQRSVLELKVKQRTEALEQANQVKGEFLAKMSHEIRTPMNGVIGMTDLLERTTLSPQQRKFVENIRVSGQNLLSLINDILDFSRIESGKMDLETIPFEVRHLIEEVMDMLAFSAFSKGLELVYWVDPEIRGPVMGDPARLKQILTNLLGNAIKFTSKGDIVVRATLVKVEGEKAEIQLSVKDSGIGIPKEKHATLFESFTQVDASTTRKYGGTGLGLAISNSLSKMMGGRMWLESDLGKGTTFFFTFLSGLSEPWKLAGEAHPAKALEGKKVVIAMQNEATIALISEYLRHWKMPFEVHSTLEAATDAVLDQPEVNFLLVDLRITHGDPNQLAKRIASTYTDGRVRFALIAEPDIAIILQNHVGLHGWVLSKPLKRGDLMLALMGKRAMIEIVDRGEQTTAFASQVPLRILVAEDNPINQDVANGMLSSLGYKVENALNGKEAVDMVMAGNIDLVFMDVQMPVMDGLEATRIIVHQLPKEKRPVIIAMTANAMESDRQRCLDAGMDTFISKPFMMGELVKILKSVPDMREGKPMVITQAPEVKEEIEREVSSDSKANSPYKLTDMAMLDAVSGGEPAFVLGILNKLVVKLPEAVLELRQACSVEDWETLRATAHRTKSSAAYSGSEDLKEKFRELEHLAREREQLEQMPAKLDALSDYVDAIVAELRQHIAERS, from the coding sequence TTGAAACGCGACCAACTCCGCAAATTACTTGCGACTTTCCTCTTGATTGGGGTAGGGGCTTTTCTTTTCGCCCAAAACCAGAGTCAGCATTACCGCATTCGCACCTACAGCCGTGAGCAAGGACTCGATCAATCCCAGGTACGCGAAATTTTGCAGGACAACCGCGGTTACCTTTGGATGGCCATGCAAGGCGGCGGAGTAAGCCGATTTGACGGATTGCGTTTCAAAAATTACCGCAGTGACGATGGCCTTCTGGGCAACGATGTCGGGGCCATGTGTTTGGACAAGTTGGGAAACCTCTGGTTTGCCTGTGACAAGCGCGGTCTTTCCTGCTACAATGGCAGCCGATTCACCGCACTGGACAAACAACAGGGATTTGAATTTGAAAATTCCAAGGTCCTGTTTTGCGGCGCAGACAACCGATTATGGCTCGGGACCGAAGGCGATGGGATTTTTGTCTGGGACGGTGTCAAAGCCCAACATATCAGCCCGGCAAATGGGTTGCCGTCTGATTCCGTGATGTGTTTCTTTCAAGTCGATGCACGCACGCTTTGGGTTGGAACTTCCCGTGGGATCTACGAAATCAAGGACGGGAAGGTCAATGGTTTGGACAGCCTTCGTTATCCCAACGCACCGCGCTCAGTGGTCGAGACGGTCATTCGCAGGAAAAATGGGCGTATCGTCGGCAGTGACGCACGCCGCGGATTATGGCATCTGGAGGCTTCCGGTTTTGTGTATGATTCGATGCCGGTGAATGTGGGTTTGATCAACACCCTGATGGAAGACAATGAACAACAACTTTGGATCGGCGGAACCCAAGCTGTTGCATGCATTGGCCCAAAGGGCAACCGTCGGTTTGGCCCAGACGACGGACTCAAGGAAATTGGCACCAACTGCATCGTGCAAGATGCCAATGGCAACGTTTGGGCCGGGTCTGAAGGCGGCGGGGCCACGAAATTTTCGCGTGAGGCATTCTCATTGTATGGAAAAGGGACGCCGTTTGCACAAAGGGCTGTTTTTGCCATTTCAGAAATGGGTCCCGATCACCTGCTCATCGGCACTGAAGTCGGTTTGTTTGAACTGAAAAATGGCCGTGTGTATGCGGATAGCCTCTTTCCAATTCCAGACCAGAATATTTTGGCTTTTGGAACTGACAAACAAGGTTTGCCGCTCGTTGCCTCAGGAAGGGGTACATTTAGGCGTGAACAGGGAAAGTACCATCGCATAGAAACCGCAGCGGCAAATGGAAGGTTCGCAGCACGGAACTTCGCCAATGATCCTCAGGGAAATGTCTACGGATCGACGCCTAAGGGGATTTTTACCATCGAAGGTGATAGCGCAAGGCCTTTTCCCATTCCGCAATTTACCTTCGGAAAGGAAAACCTAAATGTCTACTTCGGGAACGCGGGAACGTTGTATTTGACTTCTGACCGGAATGGTTTGTATCGGATCAAGGGCGGATCGGTTGAAAATTTTTCAACGCCTGCACATTTGGCAAGCGATCAGGTGATCAGCTTTTTAGAAGATCGCAATGGTGCCGCTTGGATCGGAACCCAAGATGGCCTCGCCTGCGTCAAAGGAACCCAAGCCTGCTATCTGAATACCCATGAAGGGCTGGCTGGCAATTTGATTTACATCCTTTTGCAGGATTCCGCCGGGGATATCTGGGTGGGGACCGACTTCGGCCTCTCCCGCATCACGATCGGCCCCGATTCTGAACCGATGAGCATCCGGAATTATGGCTCTGAAGACGGTTTTACAGGCTTGGAATGCAATCAGGGTGCAGGATTTGTGGATTCACGTGGAAGAATCTGGTTTGGAACCATCGAAGGCTTGGCATGCTATCATCCTGACCGCGACTTTTTTGATCCGCGTCCGCCACACCTGGAAATTTCAGGCTTGCAAGTCAAATTGGAGGAGGTCGATTGGGCAAAACGCAACGTGGCTACACATCCTTGGACGCTCATTCCTGTGGATCCCGTTTTGGGCAGCGAGGAAAACCATATTCGCATTGAATTTGCGGGTATCACACAACGCCTTCCCGAGAAAGTGCAGTACAGGTACCGCTTGATCGGCCTCGATGATGCCTACAGCCATCCTTCGACTGAAAACTATGCCGTTTACCCTTTCCTTCCACCTGGCGAATACACCTTTGAAGTCATTGCTTGCAATGCAGAAGGTGTCTGGACCAAGGATTCTGTCCAGTTTCATTTTGTAATCCAAGCGCCTTTTTACCGCACAGTCTGGTTTGGACTGCTCGCATTTGCCTTGGTGATGCTCTCGATCATCGGTTTTGTACGCTACCGCACCGCAACCTTGCAGCGGCAGCGATCCGTTTTGGAGCTCAAAGTCAAGCAACGCACAGAAGCCCTCGAGCAGGCCAATCAAGTCAAAGGCGAATTCCTTGCAAAAATGAGCCATGAGATTCGTACGCCAATGAATGGCGTGATCGGTATGACGGATCTTCTCGAACGCACGACCTTGAGTCCGCAGCAACGCAAGTTTGTCGAAAATATCCGCGTGAGCGGCCAAAATCTCCTGAGCCTGATCAACGACATCCTGGATTTCAGCCGCATCGAATCGGGAAAAATGGATCTGGAAACGATCCCCTTTGAAGTGCGGCATTTGATCGAGGAGGTGATGGATATGCTGGCCTTCAGCGCGTTTTCCAAGGGCCTCGAATTGGTTTATTGGGTAGATCCTGAAATCAGGGGGCCTGTCATGGGCGATCCAGCGCGGTTGAAGCAGATTCTCACCAACCTTTTGGGCAATGCGATTAAGTTCACATCCAAAGGCGACATCGTAGTGCGCGCAACCTTGGTGAAAGTCGAGGGAGAGAAGGCAGAAATCCAGCTTTCGGTAAAGGACAGCGGCATCGGAATTCCGAAGGAAAAGCATGCAACGCTATTCGAGTCATTTACACAGGTCGATGCCTCCACTACCCGCAAGTATGGCGGCACTGGACTTGGGCTTGCGATCAGCAACAGCCTGAGCAAGATGATGGGCGGCCGCATGTGGCTGGAAAGTGACCTTGGAAAGGGCACGACCTTTTTCTTCACATTCTTGTCGGGGCTTTCTGAGCCGTGGAAACTGGCCGGGGAGGCCCATCCGGCCAAGGCCTTGGAAGGGAAAAAGGTCGTGATTGCGATGCAAAACGAAGCAACGATCGCCTTGATCTCGGAATATCTCCGCCATTGGAAAATGCCCTTTGAGGTCCATTCGACATTGGAAGCGGCCACGGATGCAGTTTTGGATCAGCCGGAAGTCAACTTTTTACTCGTGGATCTACGGATTACACACGGTGACCCCAACCAACTTGCCAAACGCATTGCCTCCACCTACACCGATGGGCGCGTTCGCTTTGCACTGATTGCTGAACCCGACATTGCAATCATCCTCCAAAACCATGTCGGTTTACATGGATGGGTCTTGAGTAAGCCACTCAAGCGCGGAGACCTGATGCTGGCTTTGATGGGCAAACGGGCAATGATAGAGATCGTCGACCGTGGCGAGCAAACCACCGCATTTGCTTCGCAGGTGCCGCTTCGCATCCTCGTTGCCGAAGACAATCCCATCAACCAAGACGTTGCCAACGGCATGTTGTCCAGTCTCGGATACAAGGTCGAGAATGCGCTCAACGGCAAGGAGGCTGTGGATATGGTCATGGCTGGCAACATCGACCTGGTGTTCATGGACGTGCAGATGCCGGTCATGGATGGCCTCGAGGCGACACGCATCATCGTCCATCAATTGCCCAAGGAAAAGCGCCCCGTCATCATCGCCATGACTGCCAATGCCATGGAGTCTGACCGTCAACGCTGTCTTGATGCCGGTATGGACACGTTCATTTCCAAGCCGTTCATGATGGGTGAATTGGTGAAGATCCTCAAATCCGTGCCCGATATGCGGGAAGGGAAGCCGATGGTCATTACGCAAGCACCTGAAGTCAAGGAAGAAATTGAACGGGAAGTATCAAGCGACTCCAAGGCCAACTCACCGTACAAACTCACGGATATGGCCATGTTGGATGCTGTAAGTGGAGGCGAACCCGCCTTTGTACTGGGTATCTTGAACAAGCTCGTCGTGAAATTGCCCGAAGCCGTGCTTGAGTTGCGGCAAGCCTGTTCTGTGGAGGATTGGGAGACCTTGCGTGCCACGGCACACCGCACAAAATCTTCTGCCGCATATTCGGGATCGGAAGATTTGAAGGAAAAATTCAGAGAGCTTGAGCATTTGGCAAGGGAACGTGAGCAGCTCGAGCAAATGCCGGCCAAGCTTGATGCCCTTTCAGATTATGTCGATGCCATTGTGGCCGAACTTCGGCAGCATATTGCCGAGCGTTCCTGA